In Malus sylvestris chromosome 15, drMalSylv7.2, whole genome shotgun sequence, a single genomic region encodes these proteins:
- the LOC126605164 gene encoding 4-hydroxycoumarin synthase 2 — protein MAPLVKNEPQHAKILAIGTANPPNVYHQKDYPDFLFRVTKNEHRTDLREKFDRICEKSRTKKRYLHLTEEMLKANPNIYTYGAPSLDVRQDICNIEVPKLGQEAALKAIKEWGQPISKITHLIFCTASCVDMPGCDFQLIKLLGLDPSVTRTMIYEAGCYAGATVLRMAKDFAENNKGARVLVVCAEITTVFFHGLTDTHLDILVGQALFADGASAVIVGANPEREIERPLFEIVACRQTILPNSEHGVVANIREMGFNYYLSGDVPKFVGGNVVDFMTKTFEKVDGKKKDWNSLFFSVHPGGPAIVDQVEEKLGLKEGKLRATRHVLSEYGNMGAPTVHFILDEMRNKSIEEGKTTTGEGLEWGVVIGIGPGLTVETAVLRSESIRC, from the exons ATGGCGCCTTTGGTTAAGAATGAGCCTCAACATGCCAAAATCCTAGCCATTGGCACTGCAAATCCACCCAACGTCTACCACCAAAAGGATTATCCTGATTTCTTGTTTCGAGTTACCAAAAATGAGCACAGAACAGATTTAAGAGAGAAGTTCGATCGCATTT GTGAGAAATCAAGAACAAAGAAGCGCTACTTGCATCTAACAGAAGAGATGTTGAAAGCTAACCCAAACATATACACCTATGGAGCCCCATCACTCGATGTGCGCCAAGACATTTGTAACATTGAGGTCCCAAAGCTAGGGCAAGAAGCAGCATTGAAAGCCATCAAAGAGTGGGGCCAGCCCATTTCAAAAATCACCCACCTCATCTTTTGCACAGCTTCTTGCGTTGACATGCCAGGTTGTGACTTCCAATTAATCAAGCTCCTCGGCCTTGATCCATCCGTCACCAGAACCATGATCTATGAAGCTGGCTGCTATGCTGGTGCGACAGTCCTCCGCATGGCCAAAGACTTCGCAGAGAACAATAAGGGCGCACGAGTCCTTGTGGTGTGCGCCGAGATCACGACCGTGTTTTTCCACGGACTCACTGACACCCACCTTGACATATTGGTGGGTCAAGCTCTTTTTGCTGACGGAGCATCTGCTGTGATAGTTGGGGCCAATCCAGAGCGTGAAATTGAGAGGCCACTATTTGAAATCGTGGCTTGTAGGCAAACGATCCTACCAAACTCAGAGCATGGTGTGGTGGCCAACATTCGTGAAATGGggtttaattattatttatcaGGAGATGTCCCCAAATTCGTTGGTGGAAATGTTGTGGATtttatgactaaaacttttgaaAAGGTAGATGGGAAGAAAAAGGACTGGAACTCCTTGTTTTTCAGTGTGCACCCTGGTGGACCTGCCATTGTAGACCAGGTGGAGGAGAAATTGGGTTTGAAGGAAGGGAAGCTTAGGGCAACAAGGCATGTGTTGAGTGAGTATGGCAACATGGGAGCTCCAACTGTGCACTTTATTTTGGATGAGATGAGAAATAAGTCGATTGAGGAAGGCAAAACCACTACTGGTGAAGGTTTGGAATGGGGTGTCGTGATTGGAATCGGACCGGGACTCACTGTCGAGACAGCCGTGCTGCGTAGTGAATCTATTAGATGCTAA